GACCGAAAACACGACCGAGGCACGGGCAACCGAAGTACGCCTCTACGAGGCGGTCAAGTTTCTCGCGTCCGACGAACGCGAGGGCCGCGGCGTGGGCACCCACGGGCTCGATCAGGCGGCCGACTTTATCGCGCAACAGTTTGCCGCCACGGGGCTGAAAACGTCGCTCTTCGACGGCGGCCCGTTCCAGAAGTTCAACATGGTCGTGGCCACCGAACTGGGGCAGCCTAACCGGCTGAAACTGCTGCGCCCGGCCAGCGATGAACAACCGGACGGCCAGACCATCGAGCTGAAGCCGGCTGCCGACTTCAACCCCTTGGCCATCGGCGGTGCCGGGCAGTTCAGCCTGCCGCTGGTTTTCGCCGGCTACGGCATCACCGCGAAAGACGAAAAATACGACGATTACGCCGGCATCAACGCGGAGGGCAAAGCCGTGCTGCTGTTGCGGCACGAACCGGAACAGAACAACCCGCACAGCGTCTTCAACGGCACCGACCATTCGGTGTACGCGCCGTTCACGCGAAAGGTCTCGAATGCCTATCAGCACGGCGCCGCGGCCGTCGTTTTTTGCAACGACGAATTCGACCTGAAGAAAAACGTCGAACGGCGGATGAAGCGTTGGCAAGCGGCCGTCGATGAGTTGACCGCCAGCCAGGCCAAATTCAAAGAAATCGCCGGGCCGACGCCGGAACAGGTCGAGCAACAACGGCGGCAGATCGACAAGTTGCTGAAGGAAGTCGGGTCGCAAGGCGAAAAGTTGTGGGCGGAATACGATCCATTGCTGCCGTTTTTTGGAGCGGGCCTGGGCGACGAGGCGCACAAGATGCCCGTGGTTTTTTGCCGTCGCGCCGTGCTCGACCCAGTCGTCAAGGCGGCCCTCGGCAAAACGATTACGGAGCTGGAAAAGCAGATCGACGCGGGACCCACACCGGCCAGCGCCGAGTTGGCGGGATGGCGGCTGGAAGGCCAGATCACGGTCGTCCGCCGCGAAGCCGAAGTCAAGAACGTGGTGGCCGTGCTTGAAGGCGAAGGCCCGCACGCCGACGAAACGATCGTCGTGGGCGCCCACTACGACCACCTGGGCATGGGGGGCGAAGGCTCGCTGGCGGCCGGCGTCAAAGAGGTGCATAACGGGGCCGACGACAACGCTTCGGGCACGGCGGCCCTGATCGAGGTGGCCCGGCGGCTGGCGTCGCGAACGGAAAAACTGCCGCGTCGCGTCGTCTTTCTGGCGTTCACGGGCGAAGAGCGGGGCCTGATCGGCAGCGCTCGCTATTGCCGCGACCCGTTGGTTCCCTTGGACAAAACCGTGGCCATGCTCAACATGGACATGGTCGGACGGCTGGCCGACGACAAGCTGATTGTGCAAGGCGTCGATACGGCCACGGAGTTCGGGCCGGTGATCGACCACCTCGCCGACCGTTACGGCCTGAAGGTCACGAAACAGCCGGGCGGCTTTGGGCCGAGCGACCACTCCTCGTTTTATCCGCACAAGGTGCCGGTGATGCACTTTTTCACCGGTACGCACAGCGACTACCATCGGCCCAGCGACGATTACGAGAAGATCAACTTGCCCGGCATGCGGCGGGTGGCGGAGATGGTGGCGGATACGGTGGTCGAGTTGGCTGAGCTAGGCGAGCGGCCGCATTACCAGGCGGCCAAGTCGAAGCCGCAATTTCGCGGCGGCGACCGGCCGTACTTCGGCAGCATCCCCGACTTCGGCAGCGACGAGCCGGGCTATCATCTGGGCGGCGTTTCGCCCGACTCGCCGGCCGACAAGGGAGGCCTGAAGGCCGGCGACGCCATCGTGAAGCTGGGCGAATACAAGATCGGCAATCTGGAGGATTTCGATGGCGCGTTGCGCAAGTTCAAGGCCGGCGATAAGGTGTCGTTGATCGTGAATCGCGACGGCAAGCAGGTCACGCTGGAAGTGGTGCTCGATCCTCCGAGATGATGTCATTGCCAACCGCGGACCCAGCGGTACGCCAGCCAACACAACAGCGGAAACAGCACGAACACCGCGCCGTAGGTGAAGAACCAGGTCCAACGGCTATAGGGCCAACGGGCCATTCTCTCGATCACTTCGGGCACGAGCCACAAATTGCACCGGCACCATTGTAGCCTGTTGCGCCGGCTGCGGCAGCTTCAGCTCGATCCTCGCCCCGTGCGGAAAGAGTTGACTCAGCTTCAGTACTGCATTCTTTTCACCCACCGGCTGCATTTCGAATCGGGGCCGCTCGGCAAAGGGCGGGCAAAAACTGACATGCCCGGCCGCACTGCGGCTGCCGCGCTCGACGGTAATCGTAATCGTGCCGTGGATCGTCTCTGCGCCATCGGCGGTCAACGCACGGGTCAACTGCTGCAGCACACGGTTTCCGGGCGCCGACGCGGGCCGGCCCGCGACGCGCACGCCGCGCCGCCTGGCAACCGCTTTCCACCAGGCCCAACCTTCCTCGGCGCCGACGACCAGCCAAAAGAACAGAGCCGCCGCCGGCGAACCACTTCGCCAAGTCAGCGACGCGCCCCAAATCGCCAGCCCCAAGCTGGTCAGCAGCAAGGGCGGCAGCTTATCCGAAGGCGAACCGTCGGCCACCGTCCATGCGGCACGCATCATCCAGGCAACCAGGGCCAGCAGCAGGGCCGCCAGCACGGTCTGTCCAAACGTAAGCGTGCGCACGGAATGTACCCAAGTCCGGGCAGCGACTAGGACGCCCGCGGTCAGAAGCCATGCCATGAGCAGCGCACCCACGGCATGCAAAAGCCGCAGCGTCGCTCGGCGCTCGCCGCCCCGGCGCACAGGGAGTCCGGCCGGTGCGTCCCACAATCGGTCTCGCGCATCCGCGGCCACGGCCTTAACCGGCCACCGCCGCGATGCCAGCCGCGTCGAGCAATGCGGCCGCGCCTGCGGTGCTTTCCCAGGTGAAGCTCGGCTCGCTGCGGCCGAAGTGTCCGCCCGCCGCCGTCAACTGGTAGATTGGCCGGCGCAGCTCGAGATACTTGATGATGCCGCTGGGCGTGAGCGGATAGACTTCCCGCACCAGTTCACAGATTCTGCCGTCTTCGAGTTTGCCGGTGCCGTCGGTGTCGATATGCACGCTCACGGGTTCCGAGACGCCGATCGCATAAGCAAGCTGCACCTCGCAACGGTCGGCCAGTTCCGAGGCCACGATGTTCTTGGCGATATGGCGGGCCATGTAGGCTGCGCTGCGGTCGACCTTCGTCGGGTCTTTGCCGCTGAACGCGCCGCCGCCGTGCCGCCCCCAGCCGCCGTAGGTGTCGACGATGATCTTGCGGCCGGTCAGACCGCAGTCGCCGTGAGGACCGCCGACCACGAAGCGGCCCGTTGGATTGACGTGATAGGTGATGTCGCCGGAAACCAGGTCGGCCGGCAAAATGGGCTTCACAATCTGGTTGATGACGGTCCGGCGGATTTCTTCGTGGCTGACCTCGGGCGCGTGCTGTGTGGAGACGACGACGGTGTCGATCCGCACCGGACGGTTTCCATCGTATTCCACGGTCACCTGGCTCTTGCTGTCGGGCCGCAGCCAGCGGATGGTTCCCGCGCGCCGCGCCGCGGTCAGGGCGTTCGTGATCCGGTGGGCCAAGGCAATCGGCAGCGGCATCAGTTCGGGCGTGTCGTTGCAGGCATAGCCGAACATCAGTCCCTGGTCACCGGCGCCGATCTCTTTGCCGGTGGAGGAGTCTTCGTTCACGCCCTGGGCGATGTCGGGGCTTTGCTTGCCGATCATGACCATCACGGCGCAAGTGTCGGCGCAAATGCCCATCTGGTCGTCGGTGTAGCCGACTTCGCGAATCACGCGGCGTACCACGTCGGCGTAATCGACCACGGCACGGGTGGTGATCTCGCCGGCCACGATGGCCGCCCCGGTCGTCACCAGGGTCTCGCAGGCCACGCGGCTGTAAGGGTCTTGGGCGAAGAGCGCGTCGAGCACCCCGTCGGAGATCTGGTCGGCCAACTTATCGGGATGGCCCATGCTGACCGACTCGCTGGTGAACAAATACTTGCCGGAAGCCACAGTTCGATCTCCGTGAGAAAGTGAAATCTTGAGCGGCGCGGTCGGCCGCCGAAGTTGCAAATTATAGGCTGCCGGCGGTGGATGGAGCAAGGCGATTTTTGCCCGGCTCGATCAATTCGTCGTTCCGTTATCACCTGCGGGCACACGAAGCGGCGGGGTTTCGAGTAAGGCACGTCTCGGTGCATGATTACCGGCCGACGCTGCGCGCCTGGTTCGACAACCTGGTCCGCAACCGCGATCGGGCGATCGAGCTTGTCGGCGTAAAGACCTACAACCGCTATCTCGTCTTTTTCCCGGCCTCGTGGCACTACTTCGATCGGATGACCGGGTTCGTGGTGCGGCTGGTCCTGGAGAAGCCCTCACCGACGCAGTAAACCGCCTGGTTCGACCGCAACAGCAAGCGGCCTTGCACCACCGCCGGGCTGGCATTGAAATCGCTGCCGTCCGATTCGATCTCGTTGTGGGCCAGCAGCTCGAATTTCGGTCCTTGTGCCAGCACAAACGTGCCGTTCCGCCGGCTGACCACGTAGAGCTTGCCGTCGGCGGCGACCATCGAGGCGTACACCGGCGAACTGCGGCCGCGACCGCCCCCGCCTGCCAAGCCGCTCAGCCGTTCGCGGTACACCTGATCGCCCGACTGGGCCTTCAGGCAGTAGGCCGTACCCTTGTCGTCGACCCAATAGAGATAATCGCCCAGCACGACCGGCGAGGGAACATAGGAGCCGACGGTTTTTTTCCAG
This DNA window, taken from Pirellulales bacterium, encodes the following:
- the metK gene encoding methionine adenosyltransferase, whose product is MASGKYLFTSESVSMGHPDKLADQISDGVLDALFAQDPYSRVACETLVTTGAAIVAGEITTRAVVDYADVVRRVIREVGYTDDQMGICADTCAVMVMIGKQSPDIAQGVNEDSSTGKEIGAGDQGLMFGYACNDTPELMPLPIALAHRITNALTAARRAGTIRWLRPDSKSQVTVEYDGNRPVRIDTVVVSTQHAPEVSHEEIRRTVINQIVKPILPADLVSGDITYHVNPTGRFVVGGPHGDCGLTGRKIIVDTYGGWGRHGGGAFSGKDPTKVDRSAAYMARHIAKNIVASELADRCEVQLAYAIGVSEPVSVHIDTDGTGKLEDGRICELVREVYPLTPSGIIKYLELRRPIYQLTAAGGHFGRSEPSFTWESTAGAAALLDAAGIAAVAG
- a CDS encoding M20/M25/M40 family metallo-hydrolase translates to MPPHYRFCSVRALCHLFALVAVLSGTARPSVAAENATENTTEARATEVRLYEAVKFLASDEREGRGVGTHGLDQAADFIAQQFAATGLKTSLFDGGPFQKFNMVVATELGQPNRLKLLRPASDEQPDGQTIELKPAADFNPLAIGGAGQFSLPLVFAGYGITAKDEKYDDYAGINAEGKAVLLLRHEPEQNNPHSVFNGTDHSVYAPFTRKVSNAYQHGAAAVVFCNDEFDLKKNVERRMKRWQAAVDELTASQAKFKEIAGPTPEQVEQQRRQIDKLLKEVGSQGEKLWAEYDPLLPFFGAGLGDEAHKMPVVFCRRAVLDPVVKAALGKTITELEKQIDAGPTPASAELAGWRLEGQITVVRREAEVKNVVAVLEGEGPHADETIVVGAHYDHLGMGGEGSLAAGVKEVHNGADDNASGTAALIEVARRLASRTEKLPRRVVFLAFTGEERGLIGSARYCRDPLVPLDKTVAMLNMDMVGRLADDKLIVQGVDTATEFGPVIDHLADRYGLKVTKQPGGFGPSDHSSFYPHKVPVMHFFTGTHSDYHRPSDDYEKINLPGMRRVAEMVADTVVELAELGERPHYQAAKSKPQFRGGDRPYFGSIPDFGSDEPGYHLGGVSPDSPADKGGLKAGDAIVKLGEYKIGNLEDFDGALRKFKAGDKVSLIVNRDGKQVTLEVVLDPPR
- a CDS encoding class I SAM-dependent methyltransferase, which produces MPGSINSSFRYHLRAHEAAGFRVRHVSVHDYRPTLRAWFDNLVRNRDRAIELVGVKTYNRYLVFFPASWHYFDRMTGFVVRLVLEKPSPTQ